A genome region from Brassica oleracea var. oleracea cultivar TO1000 chromosome C2, BOL, whole genome shotgun sequence includes the following:
- the LOC106325101 gene encoding probable membrane-associated kinase regulator 3 encodes MAIEVSCTEAPGSGTSPRNSFSYDLDSTDGEVRLDSTLLDSGSEFDFCFGSSCSVQDVSPADELFSDGKILPVQIKKVTFQVQRSASLSSSSSSSSSSSSSSFDNQRSAPEKKIMRLKELLLNPDSDFEDKPKGLFLQFKRSISLNYNKNRNSIRSLHFLSRSNSTGSALNPKRNFLPKESSNPYKTHNLPKQTSLRRSSSLSSSLPYKKQPAKNSFGNGNGGIRVSPVLNFPPPAFVSNVADGFFSIGSLCNGNMNRKTIS; translated from the coding sequence ATGGCTATTGAGGTTTCTTGTACGGAGGCTCCTGGTTCTGGAACCAGCCCAAGAAACTCTTTTTCCTACGATTTAGACTCTACAGACGGTGAAGTCAGATTAGACTCAACACTTCTTGATTCAGGTTCGGAGTTTGATTTCTGCTTTGGCTCGAGTTGTTCTGTTCAAGATGTGTCTCCGGCTGATGAGCTCTTCTCCGATGGCAAGATCCTTCCCGTCCAGATCAAGAAAGTAACCTTTCAGGTTCAAAGATCAGCTTCGCTCTCATCATCATCATCTTCTTCCTCCTCCTCTTCTTCATCATCGTTCGACAACCAGAGATCAGCACCAGAAAAAAAGATCATGAGACTCAAAGAGCTTCTGTTGAATCCTGACTCTGATTTTGAAGACAAGCCAAAGGGACTGTTCTTGCAGTTCAAGAGAAGCATAAGTCTCAACTACAACAAGAACCGAAATAGCATCAGATCGCTTCATTTCCTGTCGCGAAGCAACTCCACAGGCTCTGCTCTGAACCCTAAACGTAACTTTCTCCCCAAGGAATCTAGTAACCCTTACAAGACCCACAATCTTCCCAAACAAACTTCTCTCAGAAGATCATCTTCGCTCTCATCTTCACTCCCTTACAAGAAACAACCCGCCAAAAACAGCTTCGGTAACGGAAACGGTGGCATTCGAGTTAGTCCGGTCTTAAATTTCCCACCACCGGCGTTCGTCTCGAATGTTGCCGACGGATTTTTCAGCATTGGATCGCTCTGTAATGGTAACATGAACAGGAAGACAATATCATGA
- the LOC106325547 gene encoding uncharacterized protein LOC106325547, translating to MVFSSEGGDYMARTGRERPKTRHNFTLPDLKWGFQRSLRCMKLQSNGGSVETERWRSEEGIEEYGEKIISDLRTEAEKMKALIFRERIVDFEDEDKKEREREASPPGVAAEVKPWNLRKRRAACKAPVAESVNCDEVAKFMSTLSKKEMEDDYMTMMGHRPPRRPKKRLRTLQKQIDLLHPAFYFTQITEDIYQVPDAAEYRKR from the exons ATGGTTTTTTCTAGTGAAGGAGGAGACTACATGGCGAGGACGGGACGTGAGAGACCCAAGACTCGTCACAATTTCACCCTCCCGGATTTGAAGTGGGGGTTTCAGCGAAGTCTCAGGTGCATGAAGCTCCAATCTAACGGCGGCTCAGTGGAGACGGAACGGTGGAGATCAGAGGAAGGGATCGAAGAGTATGGAGAGAAGATCATCTCGGATCTTAGAACAGAGGCGGAGAAGATGAAGGCATTAATCTTCAGGGAACGGATTGTAGATTTCGAAGATGAAGATAAGAAGGAGAGGGAGAGGGAGGCTTCTCCGCCGGGAGTAGCGGCGGAGGTGAAGCCGTGGAATTTACGGAAGAGAAGAGCAGCTTGCAAGGCTCCGGTTGCAGAATCTGTAAACTGCGACGAAGTCGCGAAGTTCATGTCGACGCTGTCGAAGAAAGAGATGGAAGATGATTACATGACGATGATGGGTCACCGACCACCTCGACGGCCCAAGAAACGTCTCAGAACCCTTCAGAAACAGATCGAT TTGTTGCATCCAGCTTTTTATTTTACTCAAATTACTGAAGATATCTACCAAGTTCCAGATGCTGCAGAGTACAGAAAG AGGTGA